The Vitis vinifera cultivar Pinot Noir 40024 chromosome 16, ASM3070453v1 DNA segment tattttcatagAAATTTTGGTCAATAACAACTAAAAAGAAGATAAGAATAGTGTGTAATATTCAAATATCTTCCTTTGACATCGGCATAATTGactttttattcaatttatatgATTATAATGTTATTAAGTCACTTCTTTTGTTatatgtttcttaaaattatttgaaaattcaatttctaaagtcttaaaaataaaatcactaGTCTATGGTCTATGACTACTAAGTTTTTGCATTtcgtataaaaattattatcaattttctattttaaaaacaaaaagacacCATCAATCAAATGATGTCATGTATGCGCCTTcgaattttaatcatttatacttgaatttgatttgttttatattcttgAAGTTGGAAGACCCAAAAGATTCTTCCAATATATCATTTCCGGGTCTAATggtagaattttattttttatttgttcatttttaaaaaatcatattccaTTCTTACTTGCCATAGAAAATATGGGAAATTGGTTACCGCCTCAACACGCTACATCTCCCCTAAAAATTTAGTTAttgtttggatatatttctTGTATTTTACACGTAGAAATAACTTTTATAATAACTTTGATATAAAAAGTATGAATATACCGtatatccttaaaaaatattttgtaattaaaCTTTGAAAACTAAGAAAGATCAAAGGAAAACTAATTTctcatgttaaaataaaaacaaaataactctgtTAATTTGAAGATATTTCATGATTCTTGACGATGACACCATTTTCTTGATTGATACTTTTGGTTTTAAtagaaatttctttattttcatagAAATTTTGGTCAATAACAACTAAAGAGAATATAAGAATAGTGTGTAATATTCAAATATCTTCCTCTAACATCGGCATAATTGACTTTTTATAGATTGACTAAAGTTAGCTTTAAATCCGATGAAACCTAAATGTGTCCATACAtccaaattatttattcatcttATAAATTTAGGTTTAGACTTAATTAGAATAGATCAAATCAAGTTAACTAATGATTAAGTGGTGTCTAGATATTGGTAGTATATTCACAAACATCTATTTTATTTCACCTAATCCAGACTACACCAAGGATCTCATTAATTATCTCAAAATAAACATCAAAACCCTAATCTTCCAATCTAGTCTTATTGTACTCATTGCTTCTTCTTGTCCCAATCCTCCACCATCATGCTACACCACCATAAGAAAGGTTCATAGCCTCTAATGGCTAAGTTTTAACACAATTTTCATAAGAGAGTAAGAAATCGACGATATTAttgaaaagaaagcaaaaagtCTCCAATATATGACCGTGAAAATCCAAATGTAAAACTACCTTCTCCTTTTAATTTAatgatgaaatatatatataatctaacCCTAAAAAGACATGTGAcctcaaggatgaaaatattggtttttataGATATATCGACAACTCAATTTTATAGAGATATAAGAAaatatcgatgaatattttgacTCAAAATATCAATAGGACAAAAATCGATGAAAACTAGTAAACATGTtgaaaaaaactctaaaaatgatataataaacaataataaatattttaaagtttttttatcaaagaaaatgatattatacaatataatttatcatatttgataataatatcgtatatGTCGATaacaaatatgaattttataagtgtacatttatcattaaattacatcaaatattattcaataataatattataatattttattataatatgtttaattttaaatatttaatattaaatttatgattcatttaattcaattgtattaaataatataaaataaatgatgatatatatatatatatatatatatatatatatatatatatatatataattttttaatatttaattaatatattaatgataatttttatatttttggtaattaatcaaatgaaaaattttcatttaattataattaatttgttctttaaaatattcctttaatgttttgtttatatgataactttatatatatatatatatatacttggtGCACTATGTTTAAAAAAGACATATATATCATATGATTCAAAAAGGTTAATAGACGAAGCTATCTCTTTCTCTAAATTTATAGAAATCCTTTCCAATCAATCTGAATTTGagattagttttatttttttcccaatttaatttaatgattttcttGGTGTTAATTCCAGGCAAATGCTGTGAGGGCATATCGTCCTCAGTGGACGTGCAGGAAAAAGGACATATACCCACAGTTCTATGAGGACGCCAAGGTGTACTGCAATGGTGAACTGGTGATGACCACTGGTGGGACTCAGAAGGAGTATGTGGTCGATGTCTGGTCTGGAAACCACCCCTTCTACCTCGGGAACCGCTCCGCTCTTCTAGTGGACGCTGATCAAGTCGAGAAGTTCCGGAAGAAGTTTGGGGAAATATCACAGATTATGGAAATTCCTGTCCTCAAATATGGAGAAATCGTGCTACCACCTAAACGCAAATCTGGTTCTGGTAAAGGGGGAAAGAAGAAGTAGTTGCCCAATTTCACGGTAAAAAGAAATAGCCTCTGTTTGGTtgcaaggaaaaaaattggaagCAAGTTATGAATCTTATCTgtttattttcttacttttcTCAGCTTCCAAATAGGGCAATTAGGGTTTTGGTTTTCTGTTTATTGGACAGTGTAATTTGATTacttgttataaattttttaaagtaatccCTATTTCGTGTTCAGTGGtatgtcttaattttttttctttttgattattattaattttaattgtatattttattaaatactttaAAATGTCCTATAGTCCAAAAGAATAGTTTTGTCTAGAACCATGTTCACTGATTGTGATGCACTAAGTAAATATCAGTCAGCTTACTCTGGGAAACCCCATTGAGATTCTGCAGTTCCCAGAACAACAATAATATAAGTAAATATCGTTCTATATTCTTGAACTTAGAAGACCCAAAAGATTCTTCCAATATATCATTTCCGGGTCCAGTggaagaattttattttttatttgttcactTTAAAAAAATCGCATTCCATTCTTGCAATAGAAACCCAAAAGATTCTTCCAATATATCATTTCCGGGTCCAATggaagaattttattttttatttgttcactTTTAAAAAATCGTATTCCATTCTTACTTGCCATAAAAAATATGGGAAATTGGTTATGGCCTCAACACGCTATATCTCCTCTAAAAATTTAGTTAttgtttggatatatttcttgtattttatatgtagaaatacattttatataaaaaatatgaacttaccttatatccttaaaaaatattttacaattaaaCTTTGAAAACTAAGAAAGATCAAAGGGAAACTATTTTctcatgttaaaataaaaataaaataactctgTTAATTTGAAGATGGTTCATGATCCTTGACAATGACACCATTTTCTTGATTGATACTTGTAGACCCCCTTGTTGGCAGGGAGAGGGAGggggaaaatattattttttttaggagagTGGGTGAGATTGGAAGTGATGGAGAGGACGGGAAGTAGCGGGAGATTTGAGGGGGAAGAAAtctggaaaaagagaaaaggaaaggggGGAAGATTTTTTTTGAGGGTTTTTGAGGCTGGCGATTAAGGATTGGAGGTTTTGGAAAAGAAGAGATTTTTTCAGAGGAAGAGAGTAGAGGTCCggatttttagaaagaaaaaaaccaaagctGAAAGGGGAGAGGGTGATATCTGGAgaggagaaaaacaaagaaaatggagatAGAGACAGTCTGAAGGAGACGGAAAAAAAGCTGTGCTTGGGAGGAGCCTTTCaggtaagattttttttgtaaacttcacatctctttttctctcttagGTACAGTCTTCGATCTTCATGCTCACTGTGGGGATGAGGAATTCGTTGTTTttttgtagagagagaaaagaattgGGCGGCTGGGGGATTATAAGACAGTGGGAtgctttttaaaagtttttaattcaaattgtttttttctaGCAAGGCATTTGGGTTCGTGcctatttttttactttgagtAAAGCTCTCAAagccatttatatatatttttttattattcctttCTTGCATGGAAATCATAACATGGCAGAAGACTTTTTGGTGGGCTTGAATATTTAtgtccatttttctttcttttgctttttggcGAACACGTTTTCACAAATTGAATTCTCAAAACAACTTtcaaaatttcagtttttttaatcacttcaatcttcaaattaatttttcaaaaattctaatatccaaatttaatttctaaaatgtcatcttaaaataaatctttcaaacaaattctgatttccaaattcaattcccaatttctgaaattctaatttttcgactttcaaatttaattttcaatttccaaaattttaatattcacattcatttatttaatcattactattttttgttatgattattattattctatttacttatttatcttaaaattccattcttaaacattttttctcaaaatttcaatttttgaacttaatttttaattcccaaaattccaattcttaaatttaattcccaaaattccaattttcaaatttaattcccaaaactccaattttcaaataaattccaaaaatccaattttcacgtgaacaattttaattctattCCGGTTCtcaatttttcttggttttacataagcatgaatgtcattttcataatttcagaacaatggaatttgtgagattaattcgtgcaagatcaatcgggctttggtgggggccccacatacgtgattttatgattgattgatttgtttgtcacgcacaatttatttatcctgctctccgacatgcatgctattatttcttaattatgcactaacctctctcttgatagcgcatggtggctcgtcgcccaggtacgcacttactttcactctggtaattgtccaagcatattttgattctcacgtgtgcatgatttattctgggtaCTCATTGATCTACTCGTCCACTGCCctgattgtttcattttattagtagagacccgtttttagggact contains these protein-coding regions:
- the LOC132255317 gene encoding large ribosomal subunit protein bL31c-like; translated protein: FQANAVRAYRPQWTCRKKDIYPQFYEDAKVYCNGELVMTTGGTQKEYVVDVWSGNHPFYLGNRSALLVDADQVEKFRKKFGEISQIMEIPVLKYGEIVLPPKRKSGSGKGGKKK